One Desulfomicrobium escambiense DSM 10707 DNA segment encodes these proteins:
- a CDS encoding Fur family transcriptional regulator, giving the protein MKARMTAKAAEHRLAAAGLEATEHRVRVLMAVGGTPYPSSAQEVLDAVRAKSDINRVTVYRILDLLVEHEVLNRLDLGDKSRRFCLREDHDDEHPHFHCTRCDRYLCLHCDTLPLDQKALEALSLDVRHVDIRLEGICPACRKNDD; this is encoded by the coding sequence GTGAAGGCCCGCATGACCGCCAAGGCGGCGGAACACCGTCTCGCCGCCGCGGGCCTGGAAGCCACGGAGCACCGCGTGCGCGTGCTCATGGCCGTGGGCGGCACCCCCTACCCGTCCAGCGCACAGGAGGTCCTCGATGCGGTGCGCGCCAAATCGGACATCAACCGGGTCACGGTCTACCGCATCCTCGACCTCCTGGTCGAACACGAGGTCCTGAACCGTCTTGACCTCGGCGACAAATCGCGCCGCTTCTGCCTGCGCGAGGATCATGACGACGAGCACCCGCACTTCCACTGCACGCGCTGCGACCGCTACCTCTGCCTGCACTGCGACACCCTGCCCCTGGACCAGAAGGCCCTGGAGGCCCTTTCGCTCGATGTCCGCCATGTGGACATCCGCCTGGAAGGGATCTGCCCGGCCTGCCGCAAAAACGACGACTAG
- a CDS encoding metal ABC transporter permease — protein MMDLLAMEFMRNALLAGLLASLACGVIGTLVVVNRQVFMAGGVAHTAYGGVGLAFFLGLPVLPCAVAFTVLAALAMAMASFGRAERSDSVVGIMWAAGMAIGIILMDITPGYNVDLMSYLFGSILAVPRGDILFMAVLDAFILAVVFFWYKDFLALSFDMEFARSMGVPVRLLYALMQVLTAVTVIMVIQVAGLILVIALLTIPPMLAELFTNSLWKMMVLATLASLAFCLAGLAVSYHFDITSGASIIAMATGGYVLAWGVHSLRRLG, from the coding sequence ATGATGGACCTCCTCGCCATGGAATTCATGCGCAACGCCCTGCTGGCCGGGCTGCTGGCCAGCCTGGCCTGCGGCGTCATCGGCACCCTCGTGGTCGTCAACCGCCAGGTCTTCATGGCCGGGGGCGTGGCCCACACGGCCTACGGCGGCGTCGGCCTGGCCTTTTTCCTGGGCCTGCCCGTGCTGCCCTGCGCCGTGGCCTTCACGGTCCTGGCCGCCCTGGCCATGGCCATGGCCTCCTTCGGCCGCGCCGAGCGCAGCGACTCCGTGGTGGGCATCATGTGGGCGGCAGGCATGGCCATCGGCATCATCCTCATGGACATCACCCCTGGCTACAACGTCGACCTGATGAGCTACCTCTTCGGCAGCATCCTGGCCGTCCCGCGCGGGGACATCCTTTTCATGGCGGTCCTCGACGCCTTCATCCTGGCCGTGGTCTTCTTCTGGTACAAGGACTTCCTGGCCCTGTCCTTCGACATGGAGTTCGCGCGTTCCATGGGCGTGCCGGTGCGCCTGCTCTACGCGCTGATGCAGGTCCTGACGGCCGTGACCGTGATCATGGTCATCCAGGTGGCCGGCCTCATCCTGGTCATCGCCCTGCTGACCATCCCGCCCATGCTGGCCGAACTCTTCACCAACTCCCTGTGGAAGATGATGGTCCTGGCCACCCTGGCGAGCCTCGCCTTCTGCCTGGCCGGCCTGGCCGTGTCCTACCACTTCGACATCACCTCGGGCGCGTCCATCATCGCCATGGCCACGGGCGGGTATGTCCTGGCCTGGGGCGTGCACAGCCTGCGGAGGCTCGGGTGA
- the panF gene encoding sodium/pantothenate symporter — protein sequence MTPSSIQTIIPMIAYLAVSIGIALWARQKSAKTTSQGFIEEYFIGSRTMGGFVLAMTIIASYTSASSFIGGPGVAYRFGLSWVLLAMIQVPTAFLTLGVLGKRFAIVARQTQSVTITDYLRARYNSDAVVILCSVALIVFFMAAMLAQFIGGARLFQTVTGYPYAVGLSLFGISVVLYTAVGGFRAVVLTDAIQGIVMVVAVVVVLLAVINAGGGVAKCVSTLKDIDPGLITPTGPDNAVPQAFTMSFWVLVGIGVLGLPHTTQRCMGYRDSRAMHDAMVIGTLLIGFMILCAHLAGTFGRAVFPDLPAGDLAMPTMILELLSPVWAGVFIAGPLAAIMSTVDSMLLLVSAAIIKDLYIHYRLKGDASRMPVATLKRTSTWITAVVGLLVFVAALEPPDLLVWINLFAFGGLEAAFLCPIVLGLYCQSGNARGAVASIVCGVTAFMALSIMKPAMGGIHAIVPTTLVSAIAYMIGSYLGHRAPGLRDSSRST from the coding sequence ATGACACCCAGTTCGATCCAGACCATCATTCCCATGATTGCGTACCTGGCCGTATCCATAGGCATTGCGCTCTGGGCTCGCCAAAAGTCCGCGAAAACAACCTCGCAGGGATTCATCGAGGAATACTTCATCGGTAGCCGGACCATGGGCGGCTTTGTCCTGGCCATGACCATCATCGCCAGCTACACCAGCGCCAGCAGTTTCATCGGCGGCCCCGGCGTGGCCTACCGGTTCGGCCTGAGCTGGGTGCTGCTGGCCATGATCCAGGTGCCCACGGCCTTCCTCACGCTTGGGGTACTGGGCAAACGCTTCGCCATCGTGGCGCGCCAGACCCAGTCCGTGACCATCACCGACTACCTGCGCGCCCGTTACAACAGCGACGCGGTGGTCATCCTGTGCTCCGTGGCCCTGATCGTCTTCTTCATGGCCGCCATGCTGGCGCAATTCATCGGCGGGGCGCGCCTCTTCCAGACCGTCACGGGCTACCCATACGCCGTCGGCCTGTCCCTCTTCGGCATCAGCGTGGTGCTGTACACGGCGGTCGGCGGTTTCCGCGCCGTGGTACTGACGGACGCCATCCAGGGCATCGTCATGGTCGTGGCCGTGGTCGTGGTGCTGCTGGCCGTCATCAACGCCGGCGGCGGCGTGGCGAAATGCGTCTCGACCCTCAAGGACATCGATCCCGGCCTGATCACGCCCACCGGGCCGGACAACGCGGTGCCGCAAGCCTTCACCATGTCCTTCTGGGTCCTGGTGGGCATCGGCGTGCTGGGCCTGCCGCACACCACCCAGCGCTGCATGGGCTACCGGGACTCCCGCGCCATGCACGACGCCATGGTCATCGGCACGCTGCTCATCGGGTTCATGATCCTGTGCGCGCACCTCGCCGGAACCTTCGGACGTGCCGTCTTCCCGGACCTGCCCGCCGGCGACCTGGCCATGCCGACGATGATCCTCGAACTCCTCTCCCCCGTGTGGGCTGGCGTGTTCATCGCCGGCCCCCTGGCGGCCATCATGTCCACGGTCGACTCCATGCTCCTGCTGGTCTCCGCCGCCATCATCAAGGACCTGTACATCCACTACCGGCTCAAGGGCGACGCCTCCCGCATGCCCGTGGCCACGCTCAAAAGGACGAGCACCTGGATCACGGCCGTCGTCGGCCTGCTGGTCTTCGTCGCCGCCCTCGAACCGCCGGACCTCCTGGTCTGGATCAACCTCTTCGCCTTCGGCGGCCTCGAAGCCGCGTTCCTCTGCCCCATCGTGCTGGGCCTGTACTGCCAGTCCGGCAACGCCAGGGGCGCCGTCGCCTCCATCGTCTGCGGAGTGACCGCCTTCATGGCGCTCTCCATCATGAAACCCGCCATGGGCGGCATCCACGCCATCGTCCCGACAACGCTGGTCAGCGCCATCGCGTACATGATCGGATCATACCTCGGACATCGCGCCCCAGGGCTTCGGGATTCTTCAAGATCCACGTGA
- a CDS encoding TRAP transporter small permease: MNTFINKLEEGIISLLLASMTLLVFVEVVFRFGFNVGIQWAQELTLLLSGWLVMFGVSYGIKVGSHIGVDALVKLFPDGVRRAVSIVAVLLCLVYCGLFLFGSWAYLGKLRSIGIHLEDIPVPKWMANSILFVGLLMMVVRLLDLLWAIVRGRAEGFKLLDEAKESMYLVQKEGTALDGDDE, encoded by the coding sequence ATGAATACCTTCATCAACAAGCTGGAGGAGGGGATCATCTCCCTCCTCCTGGCTTCCATGACGCTTCTGGTTTTCGTGGAGGTGGTGTTCCGTTTCGGCTTCAACGTGGGCATCCAGTGGGCCCAGGAGCTGACGCTCCTGCTGTCGGGCTGGCTGGTCATGTTCGGCGTGTCCTACGGCATCAAGGTTGGTTCGCACATCGGGGTCGACGCGCTTGTCAAGCTCTTTCCCGACGGCGTGCGGCGGGCCGTGTCCATCGTGGCCGTGCTGCTCTGCCTGGTCTACTGCGGACTGTTTCTCTTCGGCAGCTGGGCCTACCTCGGCAAGCTCAGGAGCATCGGCATCCACCTCGAGGACATTCCCGTGCCCAAGTGGATGGCCAACAGCATCCTGTTCGTCGGACTGCTCATGATGGTCGTCCGCCTGCTGGATCTCCTCTGGGCCATCGTCCGTGGGCGCGCCGAAGGCTTCAAGCTGCTGGATGAGGCCAAGGAGAGCATGTACCTGGTCCAGAAAGAGGGCACGGCCCTGGATGGAGACGACGAATGA
- a CDS encoding YhdT family protein: MDTHQDHRIRQANREALAVLAVYALYFLWWYVSGYGLGNKDPETYSYIFGFPAWFFYSCILGYPLTTVLLWLVVRLFFKEIPLDADVQNTPPIQGEDK; encoded by the coding sequence ATGGACACACATCAAGACCATAGAATCAGACAGGCTAACAGGGAAGCCCTGGCAGTTTTGGCAGTTTATGCCTTGTATTTTTTATGGTGGTACGTCTCCGGATACGGATTGGGAAACAAAGACCCTGAAACATATTCGTACATCTTCGGTTTTCCTGCATGGTTCTTTTACAGCTGCATTCTTGGCTACCCTCTCACCACCGTCCTCCTCTGGCTGGTCGTTCGATTGTTCTTCAAGGAAATACCGCTTGATGCCGACGTCCAGAACACCCCCCCAATACAAGGCGAGGACAAATGA
- a CDS encoding TRAP transporter large permease, giving the protein MTTAALFSLLFLFIATGMPIAIALGLSSITTILFFSNDSLASIALKLFESVSEHYTLLAIPFFILSSQFLSTGGVAKRLINFALDCIGHVKGGLAMASVLACMLFAAVSGSSPATVAAIGSIVIGGMVRSGYPESFAAGVICNAGTLGILIPPSIVMLVYAAATQESAARLFMAGFIPGICLGLLLMLAIYIVARIKNYPALAWPGFRQVFRSGVKALGGLMLVIIVLGSIYGGICSPTEAAAVSAVYAYWIAVFVYRDMGPLKDVPLRKFEESLGSALTRGLWQTLLAIPRSWVHPEVRHVVLDAAKVSIMLLFIIGNAMLFAHVLTTERIPHMIAETIVGWGLPAWGFLIVVNLLLLAAGNFMEPSAITMIMIPILFPIAMKLGIDPIHLGIICVVNMEIGLITPPVGLNLFVTAGITKRDLTWVVRAAFPWLTILLGFLAIITYVPQISLWLPEFIDKLKGY; this is encoded by the coding sequence ATGACCACAGCCGCCCTGTTCTCCCTGCTCTTCCTGTTCATCGCCACGGGCATGCCCATCGCCATCGCGCTGGGCCTTTCGAGCATCACCACGATCCTGTTCTTTTCCAACGACTCCCTGGCGTCCATTGCCCTGAAGCTCTTCGAGTCGGTATCCGAACACTACACCCTGCTGGCCATACCGTTCTTCATCCTGTCGTCCCAGTTCCTGTCGACGGGCGGCGTGGCCAAGCGGCTCATCAACTTCGCCCTGGACTGCATCGGGCACGTCAAGGGCGGCCTGGCCATGGCCTCGGTCCTGGCCTGCATGCTCTTCGCGGCAGTTTCCGGCTCATCGCCGGCCACGGTGGCGGCCATCGGCAGTATCGTCATCGGCGGCATGGTCCGCTCGGGATACCCCGAGAGCTTCGCCGCCGGCGTCATCTGCAACGCCGGGACGCTCGGGATTCTCATCCCGCCGTCCATCGTCATGCTCGTGTACGCTGCGGCCACCCAGGAGTCGGCGGCCAGGCTATTCATGGCCGGGTTCATCCCCGGCATCTGCCTGGGGCTGCTCCTGATGCTCGCCATCTACATCGTGGCCCGGATCAAGAACTATCCGGCCCTGGCCTGGCCCGGCTTCCGGCAGGTCTTCCGTTCCGGCGTCAAGGCCCTGGGCGGACTCATGCTTGTCATCATCGTGCTGGGCTCCATCTACGGCGGCATCTGCAGCCCGACCGAAGCGGCCGCAGTTTCGGCGGTGTACGCCTACTGGATCGCCGTCTTCGTCTACCGCGACATGGGGCCCCTCAAGGACGTGCCCCTGCGCAAGTTCGAGGAAAGCCTGGGCTCGGCCCTTACGCGCGGCCTGTGGCAGACCCTGCTGGCCATCCCCAGGTCCTGGGTGCACCCCGAGGTGCGCCACGTGGTCCTGGACGCCGCCAAGGTCAGCATCATGCTGCTCTTCATCATCGGCAACGCCATGCTCTTCGCCCACGTGCTGACCACCGAGCGCATCCCGCACATGATCGCCGAGACCATCGTGGGCTGGGGCCTGCCGGCCTGGGGCTTCCTGATCGTCGTCAACCTGCTGCTCCTGGCGGCCGGCAACTTCATGGAGCCTTCGGCCATCACCATGATCATGATCCCGATCCTCTTCCCCATCGCCATGAAGCTCGGCATCGATCCCATCCATCTGGGCATCATCTGCGTGGTTAACATGGAGATCGGCCTGATCACGCCTCCCGTGGGCCTGAACCTCTTCGTCACGGCGGGCATCACCAAGCGCGACCTGACCTGGGTCGTACGCGCGGCCTTCCCTTGGCTGACGATCCTGCTAGGGTTCCTGGCCATCATCACCTACGTCCCGCAGATCTCCCTGTGGCTGCCGGAATTCATCGACAAGCTCAAAGGGTACTGA
- a CDS encoding PAS domain S-box protein, with the protein MPDSKRVDKKNTIHVKENNSCCDSFLDSYFDQANIDCRALFDAMDFPVSLLDTNFRYQYVNNAYEKYVGVQKNQMIGKTPAIITGVKAFEETIKPRIIKALGGEQVSFSIWVDYPSMGRRYMDVLYAPRIVCDGKIEGILNISRDVTERYFLEKRSSAILEIAFSCFFVVDMEGRIREINERGTEMLGYSQKEFLGMSIWDIDCLEDKEASLQRIKDIARLKQVRFETKERCKDGKIIDVEVNATFAEHEGGKIYAFVRDLSPFREKEREIQESEARFKALHNASFGGIAIHDQGVILDCNLGLSEISGYAVEELIGMDGLSLIAEGSRSEVMRNIITGYEKPYEAFGVRKNGEEYPVRLEARNFPYKGRLVRAVEFRDITEIRRAMEEQAALKARLTALWHISRMVEAGYRELCNLVLEEIQTLTGSQYSFFGFLDDKESDMVIHSWSREVMHACAVAENPIHFPLDRAGVWARAVSERHAVVIEDYDQTTERKRGLPPGHVPIKNLLSVPILRDNRVVALAVVANKPSAYSHDDINQITAFVNSAILLLEQRRIKNELKVSEERLSLAVEMAHMGHWELDLSTMTFAFNEQFYSLYGTTSEREGGFFMSAETYAREFVHPEEAELVASEIGKIRAGVYDNRTAQIEHRIVKRGGEVRDIVVRYMVVKDTRGQQIKTIGVNQDITERKHAEEALKKSEERFRVLFEKSPDPLFIWRKDDTLFDANMAACTLLGYDRDELLQLALTDIQAPSVRGKLGSTVLTELNRPSFEGIDLHKDGTEIPVEVITVPIQLADQEYAFSAVRDISSRKNAEKLLAEIKNDFESIFENSQVGIMLLRGGRRLVRANQRLAEICGYESPESMVGMSVRELHVDQEHFIDFGRRYYDKLTQKNQKQIDFQLKKKNGTTVWCMLSGKALDPTDLNKGVIWVVDDITDRKTMEDQLIRARLEAEAANKTKSEFLANMSHEIRTPLNGISGMMQLLQTTDPDQEQAEYIDMAIRSTHRLTRLLTDILDISRIETGRLEFERREFRVCDLAQSVSELFDIIYKEKNVPLLCRIDPATPEALIGDEARVRQILFNLVGNAFKFTDQGAITLEIYPIASPRSNDIRIAFSVHDTGIGIPEDRLKDLFTPFVQVDATYSKAHQGAGLGLAIVKRLVILMGGHIVMDTLPGEGTSAHVILPFGRTGTAIPQNDVQSNEAANGLPSGNVLLVEDDLSNQFFMRKLLEKAGVRPSTAENGLEAVERWESGNFDCILMDIQMPVMDGIEATKTIRKSGAGAKANIPIIALTSFAMAGDREKFLASGMTDYLSKPVHLDDLRDALDRVMKRTKK; encoded by the coding sequence ATGCCTGATTCAAAAAGAGTAGATAAAAAGAATACAATCCATGTAAAGGAAAACAACTCATGTTGTGATTCTTTTTTGGATTCATATTTTGATCAGGCCAACATCGATTGCCGTGCCCTATTCGATGCAATGGATTTTCCAGTATCGCTTCTCGATACAAATTTCAGATATCAATACGTCAACAACGCCTATGAAAAATATGTTGGAGTCCAAAAAAATCAGATGATCGGCAAGACTCCTGCCATAATTACCGGAGTCAAAGCCTTCGAGGAAACAATAAAGCCAAGAATTATCAAGGCGTTGGGCGGAGAACAGGTCTCCTTCTCCATATGGGTCGATTATCCAAGTATGGGAAGAAGATACATGGACGTGCTCTATGCCCCAAGAATTGTGTGTGACGGAAAAATAGAAGGAATTTTGAATATATCAAGAGACGTTACAGAACGTTACTTTCTTGAGAAAAGATCTTCTGCGATACTTGAAATCGCGTTCAGCTGTTTTTTTGTTGTAGATATGGAAGGCAGGATCCGTGAAATTAACGAACGCGGCACGGAAATGCTCGGGTACAGCCAGAAAGAATTCCTTGGAATGAGCATATGGGACATCGATTGCCTTGAAGATAAAGAAGCCTCGCTACAGCGCATCAAAGACATCGCAAGATTGAAACAGGTCCGATTTGAAACAAAGGAGCGGTGCAAGGACGGAAAAATCATAGATGTCGAGGTCAACGCCACCTTTGCCGAGCACGAAGGGGGCAAGATCTATGCCTTCGTGCGGGACCTTTCCCCCTTCCGGGAGAAAGAGCGGGAAATCCAGGAGAGCGAAGCCAGATTCAAGGCCCTGCACAACGCCTCTTTCGGCGGGATAGCCATCCATGACCAGGGCGTCATCCTGGACTGCAACCTCGGCCTGTCCGAGATTTCCGGGTACGCTGTCGAGGAGCTCATCGGCATGGACGGGCTAAGCCTCATCGCCGAAGGTTCCAGAAGCGAGGTCATGCGCAACATCATCACGGGTTACGAGAAACCCTACGAAGCATTCGGGGTCCGCAAAAACGGAGAGGAATACCCTGTACGCCTCGAGGCCCGCAACTTCCCCTACAAAGGCAGGCTGGTCCGCGCGGTGGAATTCCGTGACATCACCGAGATCCGGCGGGCCATGGAAGAACAGGCCGCTCTCAAGGCCAGGCTCACGGCCCTGTGGCATATCTCGCGCATGGTCGAGGCGGGCTATCGCGAACTCTGCAACCTGGTGCTCGAAGAAATTCAGACCCTGACGGGCAGCCAATACTCATTCTTCGGCTTTCTTGACGACAAGGAAAGCGACATGGTCATCCACTCCTGGTCACGGGAGGTGATGCACGCATGCGCGGTCGCAGAGAACCCCATCCACTTCCCCTTGGACAGGGCCGGAGTCTGGGCCAGGGCGGTGTCCGAACGGCACGCCGTCGTCATCGAAGACTACGACCAGACCACGGAGCGAAAGCGTGGACTCCCCCCGGGACACGTCCCCATCAAAAATCTCCTCTCCGTACCGATTCTCAGAGACAACAGGGTCGTTGCCCTCGCCGTGGTGGCCAACAAGCCATCGGCATACTCGCACGACGACATCAACCAGATCACGGCCTTCGTGAACAGCGCCATACTCCTGCTCGAACAGCGCCGCATCAAGAACGAACTGAAAGTCAGCGAGGAGCGTCTGTCATTGGCCGTGGAAATGGCTCACATGGGGCACTGGGAATTGGACCTTTCGACCATGACATTCGCCTTCAACGAACAGTTCTATTCCCTGTACGGAACAACGAGCGAACGTGAAGGCGGTTTTTTCATGTCCGCCGAGACGTACGCACGTGAATTCGTGCACCCCGAGGAGGCGGAACTCGTTGCATCGGAAATCGGGAAGATCAGAGCGGGAGTTTACGATAACCGCACGGCGCAGATCGAGCACCGCATTGTCAAAAGAGGCGGCGAGGTGCGCGACATCGTAGTGCGCTACATGGTGGTTAAGGACACTCGTGGGCAACAGATCAAAACAATCGGCGTTAACCAGGACATCACGGAACGAAAGCACGCTGAAGAAGCGCTGAAAAAAAGCGAGGAACGCTTTCGGGTCCTTTTTGAAAAGTCGCCAGACCCTTTATTCATCTGGCGCAAGGACGACACGCTTTTTGATGCCAACATGGCCGCGTGCACGCTTCTGGGATATGACCGCGACGAGCTTCTGCAACTCGCATTGACGGACATCCAGGCCCCTTCGGTTCGGGGAAAACTCGGGTCAACCGTGCTCACGGAGTTGAATCGACCAAGTTTCGAAGGCATTGACCTGCACAAAGATGGAACTGAAATCCCGGTTGAAGTCATCACCGTTCCCATCCAACTCGCAGATCAGGAATATGCGTTCTCTGCTGTTCGCGACATCTCGTCACGCAAGAATGCGGAAAAACTGTTAGCGGAAATCAAAAATGATTTTGAAAGCATCTTCGAAAATTCTCAGGTCGGCATCATGCTTTTACGGGGAGGAAGGCGTCTGGTCAGAGCCAATCAACGCCTGGCAGAAATATGCGGCTATGAATCCCCGGAAAGCATGGTTGGGATGAGCGTCCGCGAACTGCATGTCGACCAAGAGCATTTCATCGATTTTGGACGCAGATACTACGACAAGCTAACCCAAAAAAATCAGAAGCAAATTGACTTTCAACTCAAGAAAAAGAACGGCACTACGGTATGGTGCATGCTGTCCGGAAAAGCTCTGGATCCCACGGACCTGAACAAGGGCGTCATTTGGGTCGTGGACGACATTACCGACCGCAAGACCATGGAAGACCAGCTGATTCGGGCCAGGCTGGAGGCCGAAGCCGCGAACAAGACCAAAAGCGAATTCCTGGCGAACATGAGCCATGAAATACGCACCCCACTCAATGGCATCAGTGGCATGATGCAGCTCCTGCAGACAACCGACCCGGATCAGGAGCAGGCGGAATACATCGACATGGCCATCCGTTCAACGCACCGCTTGACGAGGCTCCTCACGGACATCCTGGACATCTCCAGGATCGAGACGGGAAGGCTTGAGTTCGAACGGCGGGAGTTCCGCGTCTGCGATCTCGCGCAGTCGGTTTCCGAACTCTTCGACATCATCTACAAGGAAAAGAACGTACCCCTGCTGTGCCGAATCGACCCGGCCACGCCCGAAGCCCTCATCGGCGACGAGGCGCGGGTTCGGCAGATCCTGTTCAACCTGGTGGGCAACGCCTTCAAATTCACCGACCAGGGTGCCATCACCCTTGAAATTTACCCCATCGCTTCACCGAGGTCCAACGACATCCGCATCGCCTTCTCCGTCCATGACACGGGCATCGGCATCCCGGAGGACAGGCTCAAGGATCTCTTCACCCCCTTTGTGCAGGTCGATGCGACGTACAGCAAGGCACACCAAGGCGCCGGACTCGGCCTGGCCATCGTCAAGCGCCTGGTAATACTCATGGGAGGGCATATAGTCATGGACACGTTGCCCGGCGAAGGGACGTCCGCCCATGTGATCCTGCCCTTCGGGCGCACCGGCACGGCAATCCCGCAAAATGACGTGCAGTCGAACGAGGCCGCAAATGGCCTCCCGTCAGGCAATGTCCTGCTGGTCGAAGACGACCTTTCCAACCAGTTCTTCATGCGCAAGCTTCTGGAAAAGGCAGGGGTGCGCCCGTCCACGGCAGAGAACGGACTCGAGGCAGTCGAACGATGGGAATCAGGGAATTTCGACTGCATCCTCATGGATATCCAAATGCCGGTCATGGACGGAATCGAGGCGACGAAGACAATCCGGAAATCAGGAGCCGGCGCAAAAGCCAACATTCCCATCATCGCCCTGACCTCGTTCGCCATGGCCGGAGACCGGGAGAAATTCCTCGCCTCCGGCATGACCGACTATCTCAGCAAACCCGTCCACCTGGACGATCTCAGGGACGCCCTCGACAGGGTCATGAAGCGCACGAAAAAATGA
- a CDS encoding TRAP transporter substrate-binding protein produces the protein MKTILAFALVAVFLCAASAFAAPIVIKYSHVVAEDTPKGIQANKFRDLVAERLAGKVVVEVYPNSQLFGDGKELEALLLGDVHLLAPALSKFQKYTPLLQIYDLPFLFKDMEAIDRFQQGPNGRALLTSMKDKGIIGLEYLHNGMKQISANDPIRVPADAANKKFRIMTSDVLAAQFEAVDAMPLKKPFAEVFTLLQTKAIDGQENSWSNIYSQKYYEVQPYITETNHGILDYLVVSTTEFWDSLPADIRPVIEECLKESIAVGNEAAAKKDLEDKQKIIDSKRSEIITLTEAERGQWVEAMKPVWKKFEDAVGKENLEAAIASNK, from the coding sequence ATGAAGACCATTCTTGCGTTTGCGCTGGTTGCGGTTTTTCTGTGTGCTGCTTCCGCCTTCGCTGCTCCCATCGTGATCAAGTACTCCCACGTCGTGGCAGAGGACACGCCCAAGGGCATCCAGGCCAACAAGTTTCGCGACCTCGTGGCCGAACGCCTGGCCGGCAAGGTCGTGGTCGAGGTCTACCCCAACTCCCAGCTCTTCGGCGACGGCAAGGAACTCGAAGCCCTGCTCCTGGGCGACGTGCATCTTCTGGCGCCGGCCCTTTCCAAGTTCCAGAAGTACACTCCGCTGCTGCAGATCTACGATCTGCCCTTCCTGTTCAAGGACATGGAGGCCATCGACAGGTTCCAGCAGGGTCCCAACGGTCGCGCGCTGCTCACCTCCATGAAGGACAAGGGCATCATCGGCCTGGAATACCTGCACAACGGCATGAAGCAGATCTCCGCCAACGATCCCATCCGCGTCCCTGCCGATGCCGCCAACAAGAAGTTCCGCATCATGACCTCCGACGTTCTGGCCGCCCAGTTCGAGGCCGTGGACGCCATGCCCCTCAAGAAGCCCTTCGCCGAGGTCTTCACCCTGCTGCAGACCAAGGCCATCGACGGACAGGAGAATTCCTGGTCCAACATCTACTCCCAGAAGTACTACGAGGTGCAGCCTTACATCACCGAAACCAACCACGGCATCCTCGACTATCTCGTGGTCAGCACCACCGAGTTCTGGGACAGCCTGCCCGCCGACATCCGTCCGGTCATCGAGGAGTGCCTGAAGGAATCCATCGCCGTCGGCAACGAAGCCGCCGCCAAGAAGGACCTCGAAGACAAGCAGAAGATCATCGACTCCAAGCGTTCCGAGATCATCACCCTGACCGAGGCCGAGCGCGGCCAGTGGGTCGAGGCCATGAAGCCGGTGTGGAAGAAGTTCGAGGACGCCGTGGGCAAGGAAAACCTCGAAGCCGCCATCGCTTCCAACAAATAG
- a CDS encoding metal ABC transporter ATP-binding protein, with protein MHSPDHICSTCTGHEHTAVPGPRFHRLLTEGPVIELSGVTFAYADREVLTDVTLSVGARDFLAVIGPNGGGKTTLVKIILGLLRPARGTVRVLGADPAVVRPAVGYVPQHALVQPSFPVTVRDVVLLGLRRGSGLFSTRRWPGYSADEKRKALDTLDMVDMADLAGRRFDALSGGQKQRVLVARALISDPALLLFDEPTSNIDPQGKVCLFDLLSALSASITIVMVSHDLISASTRITSVAVVNNRLIQNRGRELTPTMLELIYGTHDATCPLDEYIRGMSSIFTAGGRGVTK; from the coding sequence ATGCATTCACCCGACCACATCTGCTCCACCTGCACAGGCCACGAGCACACGGCCGTACCCGGGCCGCGCTTCCACCGCCTGCTGACCGAAGGCCCCGTCATCGAACTCTCGGGCGTGACCTTCGCCTACGCGGACCGCGAGGTTCTCACGGACGTGACCTTGAGCGTCGGCGCCAGGGATTTCCTGGCCGTCATCGGGCCCAACGGCGGCGGCAAGACGACCCTGGTCAAGATCATCCTCGGGCTTCTGCGGCCCGCGCGCGGCACGGTGCGCGTCCTCGGGGCCGACCCGGCCGTCGTGCGGCCCGCCGTGGGCTACGTGCCGCAGCACGCCCTTGTCCAGCCGAGTTTTCCCGTCACTGTCCGGGACGTTGTCCTGCTGGGGCTGCGGCGCGGCAGCGGACTCTTCTCCACCCGGCGCTGGCCCGGCTACTCGGCGGACGAGAAGCGCAAGGCCCTGGACACCCTGGACATGGTCGACATGGCCGACCTGGCCGGACGCCGCTTCGACGCCCTGTCCGGAGGCCAGAAGCAACGCGTGCTCGTGGCCCGGGCCCTGATTTCTGACCCGGCCCTGCTGCTCTTCGACGAACCTACCTCCAACATCGACCCCCAGGGCAAGGTCTGCCTCTTCGACCTGCTCTCGGCCCTGAGCGCCTCCATCACCATCGTCATGGTCAGCCACGACCTCATCTCGGCCTCCACGCGCATCACCAGCGTGGCCGTGGTCAACAACCGCCTCATCCAAAACCGCGGCCGCGAGCTGACGCCGACCATGCTTGAACTCATCTACGGCACCCACGACGCGACCTGCCCCCTGGACGAATACATCCGCGGCATGTCCTCGATCTTCACCGCCGGCGGACGGGGGGTGACGAAATGA